In Mangrovivirga cuniculi, the following proteins share a genomic window:
- the rpsA gene encoding 30S ribosomal protein S1: MAEESKNQDFNWDDISDQGFGDSYSEKERAEMEKLYDQTLNEVTEKEVVEGTVVDFNDRDVVLNIGFKSDGLVSASEFRDVPDLKVGQKIEVFVEEKENANGQLVLSRRKAKIVKAWEKIQSALDNDEVIEGTVKRRTKGGLIVDIYGIEAFLPGSQIDVKPIRDFDVFVGKQMEVKVVKINYANDNVVVSHKVLIEKDIEAQKAEILNNLEKGQVLEGVIKNMTNFGVFIDLGGVDGLLHITDISWGRINHPEEVLNLDEKVNVVVLDFDDEKKRISLGMKQLTPHPWDSLDEKIEVGSKVKGKIVNVADYGAFLEIQPGVEGLIHVSEMSWSQHLRNPQDFINIGDELEAVVLTIDRDERKMSLGIKQLTEDPWTKQDILTKYAVGTKHKGVVRNLTNFGLFIELEEGIDGLVHVSDLSWTKKIKHPSEFVKVGDELEVIVLELDVDNRRLALGHKQLEENPWDTFETVFSIGSVHKASIVNKNDKGAILELPYGIEGFANTKQLIKEDGSKADVGESLDFKVMEFSKDDKKIVLSHKATHSEVAAEEKPAATPKKKSTKKAAPKTQEDKATLGDLDALSQLKQQMEKGKDDK; encoded by the coding sequence ATGGCAGAAGAATCAAAAAATCAAGACTTCAACTGGGATGACATTAGTGACCAGGGGTTTGGAGACAGCTATTCTGAGAAAGAAAGAGCTGAAATGGAAAAACTTTACGACCAGACCTTAAATGAGGTTACTGAAAAAGAGGTTGTAGAGGGTACTGTTGTTGATTTCAACGACAGAGATGTTGTTTTGAACATCGGTTTCAAATCTGACGGCCTGGTATCTGCTTCTGAATTCCGTGACGTGCCGGATCTGAAAGTTGGACAGAAAATTGAGGTTTTCGTTGAAGAAAAAGAAAATGCTAACGGACAGTTAGTTCTTTCAAGAAGAAAAGCGAAAATCGTTAAGGCATGGGAAAAAATCCAGTCTGCTCTTGACAATGATGAAGTGATCGAGGGTACGGTTAAGCGTCGTACAAAAGGTGGTCTTATCGTGGACATCTACGGTATCGAAGCCTTCCTTCCTGGTTCACAGATCGATGTTAAGCCAATTCGCGACTTTGACGTATTTGTTGGAAAGCAAATGGAAGTTAAAGTTGTTAAAATCAACTACGCTAACGACAACGTTGTTGTATCACACAAAGTACTTATCGAGAAAGATATCGAAGCTCAGAAAGCTGAAATTCTTAACAACCTTGAAAAAGGTCAGGTTCTTGAAGGTGTTATCAAGAATATGACAAACTTTGGTGTATTCATCGACCTTGGTGGTGTAGATGGATTACTTCACATTACTGATATTTCATGGGGTAGAATCAACCACCCTGAAGAAGTTCTTAATCTTGACGAAAAAGTTAACGTTGTTGTACTTGACTTTGACGATGAGAAGAAGAGAATTTCTCTTGGTATGAAGCAGCTTACTCCTCATCCATGGGATTCACTTGATGAGAAGATCGAAGTTGGTTCAAAAGTTAAAGGTAAGATCGTTAACGTTGCTGATTACGGCGCATTCCTTGAAATCCAGCCTGGAGTTGAAGGTCTGATCCACGTATCAGAAATGTCATGGTCTCAGCACCTACGCAATCCACAAGACTTCATTAACATTGGTGATGAACTTGAGGCAGTTGTATTAACTATCGACAGAGACGAAAGAAAGATGTCACTAGGTATTAAGCAGCTTACTGAGGATCCTTGGACTAAACAAGATATCCTTACTAAATATGCTGTTGGTACTAAGCATAAAGGTGTAGTACGTAACCTGACTAACTTCGGATTGTTCATCGAACTTGAAGAAGGAATCGATGGTCTTGTACACGTTTCTGATCTATCATGGACTAAGAAGATCAAGCACCCTTCTGAGTTTGTTAAAGTCGGCGATGAGCTTGAAGTAATCGTACTTGAGCTTGACGTTGATAACAGAAGACTTGCTCTTGGACATAAGCAACTTGAAGAGAACCCATGGGATACTTTCGAAACAGTATTCTCAATTGGTTCTGTACATAAAGCTTCTATCGTTAATAAAAACGACAAAGGAGCAATCCTTGAGCTTCCTTACGGAATCGAAGGTTTTGCTAACACAAAACAATTGATTAAGGAAGACGGAAGCAAAGCTGACGTAGGTGAGTCATTAGACTTTAAAGTGATGGAATTCTCTAAAGACGATAAAAAGATCGTTCTTTCGCACAAAGCTACTCACTCTGAAGTAGCAGCTGAAGAGAAGCCAGCAGCTACTCCTAAGAAAAAATCAACTAAGAAAGCCGCTCCTAAA
- a CDS encoding universal stress protein gives MKILVPIDLNEAAIPSLKAASLIGKKIENCEIMILHGTNAPFPMMDVANTFDRSIIDEYLAEAKKKYDNIVKDIPELNESKIEFNPDLAFALEAILDNIKSFRPDLLIMGNPVKYKNKKPILGNTITDVLHTVTQPILIIPEEQENFDFREAVFSYDFKQVKDNQNMRVFNTLSKAFGFRVHVMYAGEDLEHPSEKEIKAGLVLENILKDSPHSYHFVPSAKFTPALEEYLEENKIDLVVNLHREKGFWQNLLGKSKSHYLATHIRKPLLILNQDKD, from the coding sequence ATGAAAATATTAGTTCCAATTGATCTTAATGAAGCTGCAATACCTTCTTTAAAAGCAGCTTCTCTGATCGGTAAAAAAATTGAGAATTGTGAAATAATGATTCTTCACGGTACCAACGCGCCATTTCCGATGATGGATGTTGCCAATACCTTTGACCGTTCAATTATAGACGAATATCTGGCTGAGGCAAAAAAGAAATATGACAACATCGTCAAAGACATTCCAGAATTAAATGAATCGAAAATTGAATTTAATCCGGACCTGGCATTTGCTCTAGAGGCTATTCTAGATAATATCAAATCTTTTCGCCCGGACCTTCTAATTATGGGAAACCCGGTAAAATATAAAAACAAAAAACCGATCTTGGGCAATACAATTACCGATGTCCTTCACACAGTTACCCAACCTATACTGATCATTCCAGAGGAGCAGGAGAATTTTGATTTCAGGGAAGCAGTGTTCAGTTATGACTTCAAGCAAGTTAAAGACAACCAGAACATGAGAGTATTTAATACTTTAAGTAAGGCTTTTGGGTTTCGGGTTCATGTTATGTATGCAGGTGAAGATCTGGAACATCCTTCCGAAAAGGAAATCAAGGCTGGATTGGTTCTTGAAAACATTTTAAAAGACTCTCCTCATTCATATCATTTTGTACCTTCAGCAAAGTTTACCCCGGCATTAGAAGAATACCTCGAAGAGAATAAAATAGACCTTGTAGTAAATTTGCATCGCGAAAAAGGGTTCTGGCAAAATTTACTCGGAAAAAGTAAAAGTCACTATCTCGCCACCCACATCAGAAAGCCCTTACTTATATTGAATCAGGACAAAGATTAA
- a CDS encoding universal stress protein produces the protein MESGVAVDPELHKEVKEDVDREFENLEEKIPELKKVTFQLKSTYDFVNDAIEDAIESENIELVIMGTNGAKGIDEVLIGSNAYNVIKTVKIPIIIIPEEASLKSLKTIVFTSDFRHVPKRETIAFLIDLAKFVGAKIHILHIDTDGVTGLDEEERFEAKQLALHFKSIPHEFKYLEAEKVEEGILSFTEKTDADLLAVMPRKHDIITKLFKRSITKQLAFHSEIPLLVIQADR, from the coding sequence ATGGAATCCGGAGTTGCAGTAGACCCGGAACTGCATAAAGAAGTTAAGGAAGATGTTGATAGGGAGTTTGAGAATCTGGAAGAAAAAATTCCGGAATTAAAAAAAGTGACCTTTCAATTAAAGTCTACCTATGATTTTGTCAACGACGCAATAGAAGATGCAATAGAAAGCGAAAATATTGAACTCGTTATTATGGGCACCAATGGGGCTAAAGGAATAGATGAGGTACTTATAGGCAGTAATGCGTATAACGTTATAAAAACAGTTAAGATACCTATTATAATCATTCCCGAAGAAGCTTCTTTAAAAAGTCTCAAGACAATCGTTTTTACCAGTGATTTTCGACATGTACCAAAAAGAGAAACTATTGCTTTCCTAATAGACCTGGCTAAATTCGTCGGGGCAAAAATTCATATTTTACATATTGACACTGATGGTGTCACAGGTCTCGACGAAGAGGAGCGGTTTGAGGCTAAACAACTGGCTTTGCACTTCAAAAGCATACCACATGAATTTAAATATTTGGAAGCAGAAAAAGTTGAAGAAGGAATTCTTTCTTTCACAGAAAAAACCGATGCGGATCTTCTAGCTGTTATGCCACGAAAACATGATATAATAACTAAATTATTTAAGCGTAGCATTACAAAACAATTAGCCTTTCACAGTGAAATACCTCTTTTAGTTATACAGGCAGATAGATGA
- a CDS encoding universal stress protein — translation MVIKKILIPIDFSTCSLNAAKEGVALARTMNAQVVLLHAYRIPVTG, via the coding sequence ATGGTCATCAAAAAAATATTAATTCCAATAGACTTTAGTACTTGCTCATTAAATGCAGCAAAAGAGGGAGTCGCCTTAGCGAGAACGATGAATGCACAGGTAGTACTTTTACATGCATACCGTATTCCTGTTACGGGGTAG
- a CDS encoding SPL family radical SAM protein has protein sequence MLSASRKKLKITRALLQVFNKYKHPVSLITKNSLIERDIDILEELTSEDLCHIYISITTLNEELRRAMEPRTATSRKRLEVIRKFSERNIPVGVMVAPVIPGLNNTEIPKIVESVAQAGAIKVGYTVVRLSKPVYQVFDRWLKQNFPDKYKKVINQVKTLHGGDVSDLKWGRRIKGDGPIAEIIRQSFQSSINKYMPDRTMPAFNLNSFRKGGTLKLDF, from the coding sequence TTGTTATCAGCCAGTAGAAAAAAACTAAAGATAACAAGGGCACTTCTTCAGGTATTTAATAAATACAAACATCCCGTTTCCTTAATTACTAAGAATTCTCTGATTGAAAGAGACATTGATATACTTGAAGAATTAACAAGTGAAGATTTGTGCCATATATATATAAGTATAACCACGCTGAATGAAGAGCTTAGAAGAGCAATGGAACCAAGGACAGCTACTTCAAGGAAAAGGCTGGAAGTTATCAGGAAATTTTCTGAAAGGAATATTCCTGTTGGTGTGATGGTGGCTCCCGTTATTCCGGGACTGAATAATACCGAAATACCAAAAATAGTTGAATCTGTTGCTCAGGCCGGAGCCATTAAGGTTGGCTATACTGTAGTAAGGTTAAGCAAGCCTGTTTACCAGGTTTTTGATCGGTGGCTAAAACAAAACTTTCCCGACAAGTATAAAAAAGTGATCAACCAGGTTAAGACTTTGCACGGAGGAGACGTGTCAGATTTGAAATGGGGCAGGAGAATTAAAGGTGATGGTCCTATAGCAGAAATTATCAGGCAATCTTTTCAATCAAGTATAAACAAATACATGCCCGACAGAACTATGCCGGCCTTTAATCTTAATTCATTCAGGAAAGGCGGAACACTTAAATTAGATTTTTGA
- a CDS encoding c-type cytochrome — protein MRNFLFLICILSGTVAYAQQDSATAAGDAAAGGEQQETAAADDAASGGGEKFPGIPTDQASISAGQELFEGNCKTCHNIHTKLVGPALANVYERVPGEGEESIEWLHNFIYNSQKVIASGDPYAEQLWEEYKPTVMTSFPFEKEQVKNILAYIQQETINGPEEKTTVVDPQDPNAAQQTGISSTYMSVILGVLIFVLVLILVVLILIVNILVKYLKDKEDLDEADREVIEQKFSFKDLATNKVFLAIITAIFIAVVAKTAIDALYTVGIQQGYQPTQPIAFSHALHAGEYEIDCNYCHTGVRKSKNANIPSANICMNCHSVVKTESPEIQKIYAAVEENKPIEWIRIHNLPDLAYFNHEQHVEVGEIECQTCHGPIEEMEVVYQYAPLTMGWCINCHRETAVNAGGNDYYNKLVELHNQETDEPMTVEDIGGLECSKCHY, from the coding sequence ATGAGGAACTTTTTGTTCCTAATTTGTATTCTGTCGGGTACTGTGGCGTATGCCCAGCAAGACTCGGCTACTGCTGCAGGTGATGCTGCTGCGGGTGGTGAACAACAGGAAACAGCTGCTGCAGATGATGCTGCTTCAGGTGGAGGAGAAAAATTCCCTGGGATTCCCACGGATCAGGCTTCAATATCAGCCGGTCAGGAATTATTTGAAGGAAACTGTAAAACTTGTCACAACATCCACACTAAGTTAGTTGGACCTGCTCTGGCAAATGTTTACGAACGAGTTCCGGGTGAAGGAGAAGAATCGATAGAATGGCTTCACAATTTCATCTACAACTCACAAAAAGTTATTGCTTCTGGCGACCCATATGCTGAACAGCTCTGGGAAGAATATAAGCCAACTGTTATGACGTCTTTCCCTTTCGAAAAAGAGCAGGTAAAGAACATCTTAGCTTATATACAGCAGGAAACTATTAATGGGCCAGAGGAAAAAACAACTGTGGTTGATCCTCAGGATCCAAATGCTGCTCAACAAACAGGAATAAGCAGTACTTATATGTCTGTTATTCTTGGCGTATTGATCTTTGTACTTGTTCTGATCTTAGTTGTATTAATCCTGATTGTTAATATCCTTGTTAAGTATCTTAAAGACAAAGAGGATCTTGATGAGGCCGACAGAGAAGTAATCGAACAAAAGTTTAGCTTTAAGGATCTTGCAACTAATAAAGTATTCCTGGCAATTATCACAGCGATTTTTATTGCCGTAGTTGCTAAGACAGCTATCGATGCTTTATATACTGTAGGTATTCAGCAGGGATATCAGCCGACACAACCTATAGCATTCTCTCACGCATTGCACGCTGGTGAATACGAAATTGATTGTAATTATTGCCATACAGGTGTGAGAAAAAGTAAAAATGCGAATATTCCTTCAGCTAATATTTGTATGAACTGTCACTCAGTTGTTAAAACAGAGTCACCGGAAATACAAAAAATTTATGCTGCTGTCGAGGAAAATAAACCAATTGAGTGGATTCGTATTCATAACCTTCCTGACTTAGCTTACTTTAATCACGAGCAACACGTTGAAGTTGGAGAGATCGAGTGTCAGACTTGTCATGGTCCGATCGAAGAGATGGAAGTAGTATATCAATATGCTCCGTTAACAATGGGATGGTGTATAAACTGTCACCGTGAGACCGCTGTTAATGCAGGTGGTAATGACTACTACAATAAACTCGTTGAATTACACAATCAAGAGACAGATGAACCAATGACTGTTGAGGATATCGGTGGTCTTGAATGTTCTAAATGTCACTATTAA
- a CDS encoding TAT-variant-translocated molybdopterin oxidoreductase: MKKVNKTYWKGLEQLTNDTEFVKNAQNEFPEVPGEGEDAPSRSRRDFLKMMGFSIAAASLAACEAPIRKAIPYLNKPVDVDPGIPNYYASTYFNGGDVYSVVVKTREGRPIKLDGNKHGVSGGAITGQVEASVLNLYDTARLQNPKKGEADITWEKLDAEVKSKLSSIQASGGKIAVVSETVNSPSLKKALNKFADKYQNVEHVMYDPISEYGVMAAHKATFGVDAVPSYNLENADVIVSVASDFLGSRSNSGQFSKAYGKIRKVSKDNPEMARHYQFESNLSLTGANADYRTPIKPSQEGFVVGQLYNLLARKAGASPLSGVSGAEVANLEKAANDLWKAKGKSLVIAGSNDPDVQIVVNAINNLLTNYGSTINIDKPAYYRLGNDRKMNAFVNGLAKGEYSAVIFYNANPVYNHPKGNQIASALPKVDLSVSTNGTVDETSSLTQYIAPDHHFLEAWNDAEPMKGHFTLGQPAIRPLFKTRNAGESFLVWSGDNTSYYDFLRKNWQEGPFANQSESGDFDNFWNETLHKGVYTGNVEMAEVTEAVESDEDATSEAQTSTGFNANLAAVASNIKKNYKASSKNVELVLYTNGTGNGSMANNPWLQEMPDPITKATWDNYLTVSQSFARDNGLDMKEGQTVTATLKVGGQTMEVPVLIQPGQAKGTMGLALGYGRQKAGKVGNEVGVNAYPLLAVKNEFVSFNVTEGVSVEPTGNTYRIAQTQTHETVMERDSIIKEATLKQYKKDPKSVVDHPEFHTSEGLKRPEAITLWNGHDYNNHHWGLAIDLNSCTGCSACHIACQVENNIPVVGKEEVLNRREMHWIRIDRYYSSPESADSYDELENAADNPEVVFQPMMCQHCNNAPCETVCPVAATTHSTEGVNQMTYNRCIGTRYCANNCPYKVRRFNWFKYHDNKQFDKNTSMDNVLGKMVLNPDVTVRARGVMEKCSMCVQRIQAGKLQAKTEGRRPNDEDVTTACAAACPSDAIVFGDLKNEDSKIHNLLKIREVENDADGMEIGEERAYAVLEELRVDPNVFYFAKIRNKDEA; encoded by the coding sequence ATGAAAAAAGTAAACAAAACATACTGGAAAGGCCTTGAGCAGTTGACAAACGATACTGAGTTTGTTAAGAATGCACAGAACGAATTTCCAGAAGTCCCTGGTGAAGGTGAAGATGCACCCTCGAGATCACGTCGTGATTTCCTTAAAATGATGGGATTCAGCATCGCAGCAGCATCTCTTGCAGCTTGTGAGGCTCCTATCAGAAAAGCAATTCCATACTTGAACAAACCGGTTGATGTTGATCCGGGAATACCTAACTACTATGCATCTACCTACTTTAATGGTGGTGATGTTTATAGTGTGGTTGTAAAGACCCGTGAAGGTCGTCCGATCAAATTAGATGGTAACAAGCATGGTGTGTCAGGTGGTGCTATCACTGGACAGGTTGAAGCTTCTGTGTTGAATCTGTATGATACAGCCAGACTTCAGAATCCCAAAAAAGGAGAAGCTGATATCACCTGGGAAAAGCTTGACGCTGAAGTAAAATCTAAGTTGTCTTCAATTCAGGCTAGTGGTGGTAAAATTGCTGTTGTTAGTGAAACAGTTAATTCACCATCTCTTAAAAAAGCATTAAACAAATTTGCTGATAAATATCAGAATGTAGAGCATGTTATGTATGACCCGATCTCTGAATACGGAGTGATGGCCGCACATAAAGCGACATTCGGAGTTGACGCAGTACCTTCATACAACCTTGAAAACGCAGATGTTATTGTTTCAGTAGCCTCTGATTTCCTTGGTTCAAGAAGTAATTCAGGACAGTTCTCTAAGGCTTACGGTAAGATTCGTAAAGTAAGTAAAGACAATCCTGAAATGGCTCGTCATTACCAGTTTGAATCAAATCTTTCTTTAACTGGTGCAAATGCAGACTACAGAACTCCAATCAAACCTTCTCAGGAAGGATTTGTAGTTGGGCAGCTTTATAACTTATTAGCTAGAAAAGCTGGGGCTTCTCCACTTTCAGGTGTATCAGGAGCTGAAGTAGCCAATCTAGAGAAAGCTGCAAACGATCTGTGGAAAGCAAAAGGTAAGAGTTTAGTAATTGCGGGTTCAAATGATCCAGATGTTCAGATCGTTGTAAATGCAATAAACAACTTACTTACAAACTACGGTTCAACTATCAACATTGATAAGCCTGCTTATTACAGATTAGGTAATGACAGGAAAATGAACGCATTTGTAAATGGTTTGGCTAAAGGAGAATACAGTGCTGTTATCTTCTATAATGCTAATCCGGTTTACAACCATCCAAAAGGAAACCAGATTGCTTCTGCTTTACCTAAAGTAGATCTTTCAGTTTCAACTAATGGTACTGTTGATGAAACTTCTTCATTGACTCAATATATTGCTCCGGATCATCATTTCCTTGAAGCATGGAACGATGCCGAGCCTATGAAAGGTCATTTTACTCTTGGTCAGCCTGCTATCAGGCCGCTGTTTAAAACCAGAAATGCAGGAGAGTCTTTCCTTGTATGGTCAGGAGACAACACTTCTTACTATGACTTCTTAAGAAAAAACTGGCAGGAAGGGCCATTCGCTAATCAGTCTGAATCAGGTGATTTCGATAATTTCTGGAACGAGACTTTACATAAAGGTGTTTATACCGGAAATGTAGAGATGGCTGAAGTTACAGAAGCAGTTGAATCTGATGAAGACGCTACTAGTGAAGCGCAGACTTCTACCGGGTTTAATGCAAACCTTGCAGCTGTAGCATCAAATATAAAGAAGAATTACAAAGCCTCGAGTAAGAATGTCGAGCTTGTACTATATACAAATGGAACAGGTAATGGTAGCATGGCTAACAACCCATGGTTACAGGAAATGCCTGATCCGATCACAAAAGCAACATGGGATAACTACCTGACAGTTTCTCAGTCTTTCGCCCGGGACAATGGGTTAGATATGAAGGAAGGACAAACTGTTACAGCTACCCTAAAAGTTGGCGGACAAACTATGGAAGTACCGGTTCTTATCCAGCCAGGACAGGCTAAAGGAACAATGGGACTTGCATTAGGATATGGTCGTCAGAAGGCTGGTAAGGTAGGAAATGAAGTTGGAGTAAATGCTTATCCTCTTCTTGCTGTTAAAAATGAATTCGTATCATTTAATGTAACAGAGGGAGTTTCTGTAGAACCAACAGGTAATACTTACAGAATAGCACAAACTCAGACTCATGAAACCGTAATGGAAAGAGATAGCATTATTAAAGAAGCTACTCTTAAACAATATAAAAAGGATCCTAAAAGCGTTGTTGATCACCCAGAATTCCATACTTCTGAAGGTTTAAAAAGACCTGAAGCGATTACTTTATGGAATGGGCATGATTACAACAACCACCACTGGGGTCTTGCTATCGACCTTAACTCATGTACTGGTTGTTCAGCTTGTCATATAGCATGTCAGGTTGAAAATAACATCCCGGTAGTAGGTAAGGAAGAGGTTCTTAACCGTCGTGAGATGCACTGGATAAGAATCGACCGTTACTATAGCTCACCAGAATCTGCTGATTCTTATGACGAGCTAGAAAATGCGGCAGACAATCCTGAAGTTGTATTCCAGCCAATGATGTGCCAGCATTGTAATAATGCTCCTTGTGAAACGGTATGTCCGGTTGCTGCTACGACTCACAGTACTGAAGGTGTTAACCAGATGACTTACAACAGATGTATCGGTACTCGTTACTGTGCTAACAACTGTCCTTACAAAGTAAGAAGGTTCAACTGGTTCAAATACCATGACAACAAGCAGTTCGATAAGAACACTTCAATGGACAACGTATTAGGTAAGATGGTTCTTAACCCTGATGTAACTGTTCGAGCAAGAGGTGTTATGGAAAAATGCTCTATGTGTGTTCAGAGAATCCAGGCTGGTAAGTTACAGGCTAAAACAGAAGGTCGTCGTCCGAATGACGAAGATGTTACAACTGCCTGTGCTGCGGCATGTCCTTCAGATGCAATTGTATTTGGAGACCTTAAGAATGAGGATTCTAAGATCCACAACTTATTGAAAATAAGAGAAGTAGAGAATGATGCAGATGGAATGGAGATCGGAGAGGAAAGAGCATACGCTGTTCTTGAAGAACTTCGAGTAGATCCTAATGTATTCTACTTTGCTAAAATTAGAAATAAAGACGAAGCTTAA
- the nrfD gene encoding NrfD/PsrC family molybdoenzyme membrane anchor subunit → MQVTSTVRKPLVTGGKSYHDVTQDICQYVEQKPPKTWLAAFTFSFLVLIVGTYAVVETLWEGIGAWGLNKTVGWAWDITNFVWWVGIGHAGTLISAILLLFRQKWRTSINRAAEAMTIFAVICAAMFPVLHMGRPWLGAYWALPLPNTFGSLWVNFNSPLLWDVFAISTYFSVSLVFWYIGLIPDFATIRDRATNKISKAIYGGLSMGWDGGAKNWMHYEAVSLILAGIATPLVLSVHTIVSFDFATSVIPGWHTTIFPPYFVAGAIFSGFAMVLTLMLITRKVYHLEDYITINHIELMNIVILITGSIVGVAYITELFMAWYSGVVFEQYAFINRATGPYWWAYWSMMTCNVISPQLFWIKKIRTSIVSTFVLSIIVNIGMWFERFVIIVTSLHRDYLPSSWAMFTPTWVDMGVYLFTFGLFFTAFFLFAKFFPVINMAEVKSVLKSSSERKA, encoded by the coding sequence ATGCAGGTTACTTCAACAGTAAGAAAGCCCTTGGTTACGGGTGGTAAGTCATACCACGACGTAACGCAGGACATATGCCAGTATGTGGAACAAAAGCCACCAAAGACTTGGTTAGCCGCATTTACTTTTTCTTTCCTTGTACTGATAGTAGGTACTTATGCAGTAGTTGAAACGCTGTGGGAAGGAATTGGTGCATGGGGTCTTAACAAAACAGTCGGCTGGGCATGGGATATTACCAACTTCGTATGGTGGGTTGGTATTGGTCACGCAGGAACGCTTATTTCTGCAATTCTATTGCTCTTCAGACAAAAATGGAGAACATCTATTAACCGTGCAGCAGAGGCGATGACGATTTTTGCCGTTATTTGTGCTGCTATGTTCCCGGTACTTCACATGGGTAGACCATGGTTAGGAGCATACTGGGCACTACCATTACCAAATACATTCGGATCTCTTTGGGTGAACTTTAATTCACCACTTCTTTGGGATGTATTTGCGATATCAACTTATTTCTCTGTATCATTAGTTTTCTGGTACATTGGTTTAATTCCTGATTTCGCTACAATCCGTGATAGAGCAACGAACAAAATAAGTAAAGCTATATACGGCGGTCTCAGCATGGGCTGGGACGGAGGTGCTAAAAACTGGATGCACTACGAAGCGGTATCATTGATACTTGCAGGTATTGCAACTCCACTAGTACTTTCTGTACACACTATTGTATCGTTTGACTTCGCTACTTCAGTTATACCTGGATGGCATACAACGATCTTCCCGCCTTACTTCGTTGCTGGTGCGATCTTCTCTGGGTTCGCAATGGTATTGACCTTAATGTTGATAACCAGAAAAGTTTATCACCTGGAAGACTATATAACAATAAACCATATCGAATTGATGAATATAGTGATTCTAATCACTGGTTCAATTGTTGGTGTTGCCTATATCACAGAGCTATTCATGGCGTGGTATTCCGGTGTTGTTTTTGAACAATATGCATTCATTAACAGGGCAACCGGACCATACTGGTGGGCTTATTGGTCAATGATGACTTGTAATGTTATCTCTCCACAGCTTTTCTGGATCAAAAAGATCAGAACGAGTATTGTCTCTACTTTCGTATTATCAATAATCGTGAATATCGGTATGTGGTTTGAGCGTTTCGTTATTATCGTAACTTCGCTTCACAGAGACTACCTACCATCGAGTTGGGCAATGTTCACTCCAACGTGGGTAGATATGGGAGTTTACTTATTTACCTTCGGTCTGTTCTTTACGGCGTTCTTCCTATTCGCGAAGTTCTTCCCAGTAATCAACATGGCTGAGGTGAAATCTGTTTTGAAATCTAGTTCTGAACGCAAAGCTTAA
- a CDS encoding DUF3341 domain-containing protein → MDTGKNYLVGIFTDEDDVMSGVPKIKEAGVKIEEVYTPYPVHGLEHVLGYSKSKLPMIAFFFGLTGTTLALVMQIGMMYWDWPMIIGGKDFLALPDFIPVTFELTVLLTAFGMVGTFFVTRNLKPWAKPKIFDIRSTDDKFAMAIDLADNKKSVEEIRTILSEAGASEVNEKSFE, encoded by the coding sequence ATGGATACAGGAAAAAATTACTTGGTAGGTATATTCACTGACGAAGACGATGTAATGTCAGGAGTACCCAAAATAAAAGAAGCAGGAGTTAAAATTGAAGAAGTTTATACTCCTTACCCTGTTCATGGACTTGAGCATGTACTGGGTTATAGTAAATCAAAATTGCCAATGATCGCATTTTTCTTTGGATTGACAGGTACTACCCTGGCTTTGGTAATGCAGATTGGAATGATGTATTGGGATTGGCCAATGATAATTGGTGGTAAAGACTTTTTAGCATTGCCGGATTTTATCCCGGTTACTTTCGAGTTAACAGTACTACTTACCGCTTTTGGTATGGTTGGTACATTTTTCGTCACCAGAAATCTGAAACCATGGGCAAAACCAAAGATATTCGATATACGAAGTACTGATGATAAATTTGCTATGGCAATTGACCTGGCAGATAATAAAAAGTCAGTAGAAGAAATTCGAACTATCCTGAGTGAAGCGGGTGCTTCAGAAGTTAATGAGAAAAGCTTTGAATAA